A single region of the Corallococcus caeni genome encodes:
- the maiA gene encoding maleylacetoacetate isomerase, which yields MRNLRLSSYWRSSASWRVRIALNWKGLPFEYLAVHLLQDGGQQFTDAYRAKNPMARVPTLEWTEADGQARKLSESMAILEYLEERVPSPALLPGDAYLRAKARMLAEMVNAGMQPLQNTSVTLRIKNELKADEKAWAAHWNAHGLRALEAAVQETAGRYCVGDAVSFADVLLVPQLYGARRFGVDLKPHPTLLRIEAACNELPAFQAAQPDRQPDAQPA from the coding sequence ATGAGGAACCTGCGGCTCTCCAGCTACTGGCGCAGTTCCGCGTCCTGGCGCGTGCGCATCGCGCTCAACTGGAAGGGGCTCCCCTTCGAGTACCTGGCGGTGCACCTGCTCCAGGACGGCGGCCAGCAGTTCACGGATGCCTACCGGGCCAAGAACCCCATGGCCCGCGTGCCCACGCTGGAGTGGACGGAAGCAGACGGGCAGGCGCGCAAGCTGTCCGAGTCCATGGCCATCCTGGAGTACCTGGAGGAGCGCGTGCCCTCGCCCGCCCTCCTGCCCGGCGACGCGTACCTCCGGGCGAAGGCGCGCATGCTGGCGGAGATGGTGAACGCCGGCATGCAGCCCCTGCAGAACACGTCGGTGACGCTGCGCATCAAGAACGAGCTGAAGGCGGACGAGAAGGCCTGGGCGGCGCACTGGAACGCGCACGGGCTGAGGGCGCTGGAGGCGGCGGTGCAGGAGACGGCCGGCCGTTACTGTGTGGGAGACGCAGTGTCGTTCGCGGACGTCCTGCTCGTTCCCCAGCTCTACGGGGCCCGCCGGTTCGGTGTAGACCTGAAGCCCCATCCCACGCTCTTGCGGATTGAAGCGGCGTGCAACGAACTTCCCGCCTTCCAGGCGGCGCAGCCGGACCGGCAGCCCGACGCGCAGCCGGCGTAA
- a CDS encoding DUF6691 family protein codes for MRSNISAFLSGLLFAIGLGVGGMTDPANVLGFLDVAGNWDFRLMFVMGGAIAVHAALRPLIHKREEPLFAAKFPSFSASRLDAKLLVGAALFGVGWGLGGYCPGPALTSLATGASRLLVFVPAMFAGMFLAQVLQVRRVRGKTGWRCSSTGTRSSASCSRS; via the coding sequence ATGCGTTCAAACATCAGTGCGTTCCTCAGCGGTCTGCTCTTCGCCATCGGCCTGGGGGTCGGCGGCATGACGGACCCGGCGAACGTCCTGGGCTTCCTCGACGTCGCCGGGAACTGGGACTTCCGGCTCATGTTCGTGATGGGCGGCGCCATCGCCGTGCACGCGGCGCTGCGGCCCCTCATCCACAAGCGCGAGGAGCCCCTGTTCGCCGCGAAGTTCCCCAGCTTCTCCGCCAGCAGGCTGGACGCGAAGCTCCTCGTGGGCGCGGCCCTCTTCGGCGTGGGCTGGGGGCTCGGCGGTTACTGCCCCGGCCCCGCGCTCACCTCGCTCGCCACCGGAGCGTCGCGGTTGCTCGTCTTCGTGCCCGCGATGTTCGCCGGCATGTTCCTCGCGCAGGTGCTCCAGGTGCGGCGCGTCCGGGGCAAGACGGGCTGGAGGTGCTCATCGACGGGGACAAGGAGCTCGGCTTCCTGCTCCAGGTCTTGA
- a CDS encoding sulfite exporter TauE/SafE family protein, whose amino-acid sequence MPILGFSLAALIGLSLGLLGGGGSIITVPILVYVLGFGAKQSIAMGLAVVGVTSLFGAASHWRRGNVQLRAALVFGGVAMAGTYAGARLSAFVSGALQLLLFATVMLVAAFFMFRNGRKEAALAARKQSAPVPEPRKASFPVMALAALGVGGLTGLVGVGGGFLIVPALVLLVGLPMKQAVGTSLLVIALNSFVGFAGYLGHVEVPWLYLGIFTAIAVVGILLGTWASHFVSQAALKRAFSAFLVVMGAFIMFKNREALAQGGSEPAPRAASATPHSR is encoded by the coding sequence ATGCCCATCCTCGGCTTCTCACTCGCGGCACTGATTGGCCTGTCGCTCGGCCTGCTCGGCGGCGGCGGCTCCATCATCACCGTCCCCATCCTCGTGTACGTCCTGGGCTTCGGGGCCAAGCAGTCCATCGCCATGGGGCTGGCCGTGGTGGGCGTCACCAGCCTCTTCGGCGCGGCGAGCCACTGGCGCCGGGGCAACGTCCAGCTCCGGGCGGCCCTGGTCTTCGGTGGCGTGGCCATGGCGGGCACCTACGCGGGCGCGCGCCTGTCGGCCTTTGTCTCGGGCGCATTGCAGCTGCTGCTCTTCGCCACGGTGATGCTGGTGGCCGCCTTCTTCATGTTCCGCAACGGCCGCAAGGAGGCCGCCCTCGCCGCGCGCAAGCAGTCCGCGCCCGTGCCCGAGCCCCGCAAGGCGTCCTTCCCGGTCATGGCCCTGGCCGCGCTCGGCGTGGGCGGGCTCACGGGGCTCGTCGGGGTGGGCGGCGGTTTCCTCATCGTCCCGGCGCTGGTGCTCCTGGTGGGCCTCCCGATGAAGCAGGCGGTGGGGACGAGCCTGCTCGTCATCGCCCTCAACTCCTTCGTGGGCTTCGCCGGCTACCTGGGCCACGTCGAGGTGCCCTGGCTCTACCTCGGCATCTTCACGGCCATCGCCGTGGTGGGCATCCTGCTGGGCACCTGGGCCTCCCACTTCGTCTCGCAGGCGGCCCTCAAGCGGGCCTTCTCCGCCTTCCTCGTCGTGATGGGCGCCTTCATCATGTTCAAGAACCGGGAAGCGCTGGCACAGGGGGGCAGTGAGCCCGCGCCCCGCGCCGCCTCCGCCACGCCGCACAGTCGCTGA
- a CDS encoding YeeE/YedE family protein encodes MISSLLAPLLGGALIGLSASLLLLANGRVAGISGIVGSLLAPVRGDIAWRVLFFGGLLTGGLLLAWLRPGSFAPPASLSAGGAGLLVAAGLLVGFGSRLGNGCTSGHGVCGISRGSARSIAATLTFMATGVLTVFLVRHVL; translated from the coding sequence ATGATCTCCTCCCTCCTTGCTCCCCTCCTGGGTGGGGCGCTCATTGGCCTGAGCGCCTCCCTGCTCCTGCTGGCCAATGGCCGGGTGGCCGGCATCAGCGGCATCGTGGGCTCGCTGCTGGCGCCCGTCCGGGGCGACATCGCCTGGCGCGTGCTCTTCTTCGGCGGGCTGCTCACCGGGGGCCTGCTGCTGGCGTGGCTGCGCCCCGGCTCCTTCGCGCCCCCGGCATCTCTGAGCGCGGGCGGCGCCGGACTCCTGGTGGCGGCGGGCCTGCTGGTGGGCTTCGGCTCGCGGCTGGGCAACGGCTGCACCAGCGGGCACGGCGTCTGCGGCATCAGCCGCGGCTCGGCCCGCTCCATCGCGGCCACGCTCACCTTCATGGCCACCGGCGTCCTCACCGTCTTCCTGGTCCGCCACGTCCTCTAG
- the hppD gene encoding 4-hydroxyphenylpyruvate dioxygenase, producing the protein MAKQESLGIKALESIHWYVHDLERSRQFYTKGLDFAEVAVSGPELEAHGKQKSALFQAGEIALVVSQPVGEGGRAWRYLRKHPDGVGTLNFVVEDVEKAFKLLDSRGATFITDIQRFTDDAGGKLAFFSITTPFGDTTFRFLQRDNYKSIYPGFQVHAQPKGGQNKYGFDKLDHVTSNFQTMKPMLLWMEHVMGFEKFWHIEFHTDDVASQQKRDHGSGLKSEVMWDPKSGVKFANNEPKFPFFKASQINIFNEDHRGDGVQHLAITVKDILTSVKDMRHNAGIQFMPTPGSYYDALPDRIQRMGIKKIDEDINVLRDLEVLIDGDKERSYMLQIFMKDAASLYKQADAGPFFYEIIQRKGDQGFGGGNFRALFESIERAQKAEGRV; encoded by the coding sequence ATGGCCAAGCAGGAATCGCTGGGCATCAAGGCCCTGGAGAGCATCCACTGGTACGTGCATGACCTGGAGCGCAGCCGCCAGTTCTACACGAAGGGGTTGGACTTCGCGGAGGTGGCGGTGTCCGGGCCGGAGCTGGAGGCGCACGGCAAGCAGAAGTCCGCGCTGTTCCAGGCGGGGGAGATTGCGCTGGTGGTGAGCCAGCCCGTGGGCGAGGGCGGCCGCGCGTGGCGCTACCTGCGCAAGCACCCGGACGGCGTGGGCACGCTGAACTTCGTAGTGGAGGACGTGGAGAAGGCGTTCAAGCTGCTGGACTCGCGCGGCGCCACGTTCATCACGGACATCCAGCGCTTCACGGACGACGCGGGCGGCAAGCTGGCGTTCTTCTCCATCACGACGCCGTTTGGTGACACCACGTTCCGCTTCCTGCAGCGGGACAACTACAAGTCCATCTACCCGGGCTTCCAGGTGCACGCGCAGCCCAAGGGTGGCCAGAACAAGTACGGCTTCGACAAGCTGGACCACGTCACGTCGAACTTCCAGACGATGAAGCCCATGCTCCTGTGGATGGAGCACGTGATGGGCTTCGAGAAGTTCTGGCACATCGAGTTCCACACCGACGACGTGGCGTCGCAGCAGAAGCGCGACCACGGCAGCGGCCTGAAGTCCGAGGTGATGTGGGATCCGAAGAGCGGCGTGAAGTTCGCGAACAACGAGCCCAAGTTCCCGTTCTTCAAGGCCAGCCAGATCAACATCTTCAACGAGGACCACCGCGGTGACGGCGTGCAGCACCTGGCCATCACGGTGAAGGACATCCTCACGTCCGTGAAGGACATGCGGCACAACGCGGGCATCCAGTTCATGCCCACGCCGGGCTCGTACTACGACGCGCTGCCGGACCGCATCCAGCGCATGGGCATCAAGAAGATCGACGAGGACATCAACGTCCTGCGCGACCTGGAGGTGCTCATCGACGGGGACAAGGAGCGCAGCTACATGCTCCAGATCTTCATGAAGGACGCGGCGAGCCTCTACAAGCAGGCGGACGCGGGCCCGTTCTTCTACGAAATCATCCAGCGCAAGGGCGACCAGGGCTTCGGCGGCGGCAACTTCCGCGCCCTGTTCGAGAGCATCGAGCGCGCGCAGAAGGCCGAAGGGCGCGTCTAG
- a CDS encoding MBL fold metallo-hydrolase, with product MIFRQLFDSESSTYTYLLGDEATRQAVLIDPVLEQVDRDLRLVGELGLTLTHVFDTHVHADHVTASGVLRERTRATVVGGRGGAACANVQVGHGDEVRVGQLVFQVLATPGHTDDSVSYLLGDRVFTGDALLVRGNGRTDFQNGNASQLYDSLTRVLFRLPDETLVYPAHDYHGHLVTSIGEEKRHNPRVAGKSREEFIAIMENLHLPKPKKIDLAVPANRACGHTAPSPQGA from the coding sequence ATGATTTTCCGCCAGCTTTTCGATTCCGAGTCCTCGACGTACACCTATCTCCTTGGTGACGAGGCCACGCGGCAGGCCGTCCTCATCGACCCCGTGCTGGAGCAGGTCGACCGGGACCTGCGGCTGGTGGGCGAGCTGGGGCTCACCCTCACCCATGTCTTCGACACCCACGTGCACGCGGACCACGTCACCGCGTCCGGCGTGCTGCGCGAGCGCACGCGGGCCACGGTGGTGGGGGGCAGGGGAGGCGCCGCTTGCGCCAACGTCCAGGTGGGCCACGGGGACGAGGTGCGCGTCGGACAGCTCGTCTTCCAGGTGCTGGCCACGCCGGGGCACACGGACGACAGCGTCAGCTACCTGCTGGGCGACCGCGTCTTCACCGGGGACGCGCTGCTCGTGCGCGGCAACGGCCGCACCGACTTCCAGAACGGGAACGCGAGCCAGCTCTACGACAGCCTCACCCGCGTCCTCTTCCGCCTGCCGGATGAAACGCTCGTCTACCCCGCGCACGACTACCACGGCCACCTGGTGACGAGCATCGGCGAGGAGAAGCGGCACAACCCGCGCGTCGCCGGCAAGAGCCGGGAGGAGTTCATCGCCATCATGGAGAACCTCCACCTGCCCAAGCCGAAGAAGATCGACCTCGCCGTCCCCGCCAACCGCGCCTGTGGACACACGGCGCCTTCCCCGCAGGGGGCCTGA
- a CDS encoding fumarylacetoacetate hydrolase family protein encodes MKLATLRDGTRDGRLIVVKRDNSAYALATNVALTLQAALDDWDQKEPLLRALAQQLEAGAVQSRPLDVKALHAPLPRAYEWVDGSAYINHVVLVRKARNAEPPATLRTDPLVYQGGSGDFLGPTQDIPLRDEAWGLDFESEVCVVLGDTPMGTKAEDADKHIKLVMIANDVSLRNLIPEELAKGFGFFQSKPATAFGPFALTPDELGAAWQDGRVHLRMRSTLNGQLVGDADAGPEMHFSFRDLIQHLTRTRAFTAGTILGSGTVSNADRTRGISCLAERRMIETIDEGKAKTPFMKPGDTIEIEMLDGEGHCLFGRISQTVVKAP; translated from the coding sequence TTGAAGCTCGCGACGCTCAGGGACGGAACCCGCGACGGGCGGCTCATCGTCGTCAAGCGGGACAACTCCGCCTACGCGCTGGCCACCAACGTGGCCCTCACGCTGCAAGCGGCCCTGGATGACTGGGACCAGAAGGAGCCGCTGCTGCGCGCGCTGGCGCAGCAGCTGGAAGCCGGCGCGGTGCAGAGCCGCCCGCTGGACGTGAAGGCGCTGCACGCGCCCCTGCCGCGCGCCTACGAATGGGTGGACGGCAGCGCGTACATCAACCACGTGGTGCTGGTGCGCAAGGCGCGCAACGCGGAGCCGCCCGCCACGTTGCGCACGGACCCGCTGGTGTACCAGGGCGGCTCCGGCGACTTCCTGGGGCCCACGCAGGACATCCCCCTGCGCGACGAGGCCTGGGGCCTGGACTTCGAGAGCGAGGTCTGCGTCGTGCTGGGCGACACGCCCATGGGCACGAAGGCCGAGGACGCGGACAAGCACATCAAGCTGGTGATGATCGCCAACGACGTGTCGCTGCGGAACCTCATCCCGGAGGAGCTGGCCAAGGGCTTCGGCTTCTTCCAGAGCAAGCCCGCCACCGCGTTCGGCCCCTTCGCGCTGACGCCGGACGAGCTGGGCGCCGCGTGGCAGGACGGCCGGGTGCACCTGCGCATGCGCAGCACGCTCAACGGCCAGCTCGTGGGCGACGCGGACGCGGGCCCGGAGATGCACTTCTCCTTCCGCGACCTCATCCAGCACCTGACGCGCACGCGCGCCTTCACCGCGGGCACCATCCTGGGCAGCGGCACGGTGTCCAACGCGGACCGCACGCGCGGCATCTCCTGCCTCGCCGAGCGCCGGATGATTGAAACCATCGACGAGGGGAAGGCGAAGACGCCCTTCATGAAGCCCGGCGACACCATCGAGATCGAGATGCTGGACGGGGAGGGGCACTGCCTCTTCGGCCGCATCTCCCAGACGGTGGTGAAGGCGCCATGA
- a CDS encoding rhodanese-like domain-containing protein, giving the protein MTPHPYQDLTPSQLDTLGPDVRRIDVREPDEFTGPLGHLPGAELVPLGTLEAAAASWPREQPLLLICRSGGRSAKAAQALARGGFQHLYNLAGGMLAVREPHAPQR; this is encoded by the coding sequence ATGACACCCCACCCCTATCAGGACCTCACCCCCTCGCAGCTCGACACGCTGGGCCCCGACGTGCGGCGCATCGACGTGCGCGAGCCGGACGAGTTCACGGGCCCCCTGGGCCACCTTCCCGGCGCGGAGCTCGTCCCGCTGGGCACGCTGGAGGCGGCGGCCGCGTCGTGGCCGCGGGAGCAGCCACTGCTGCTCATCTGCCGCTCGGGTGGCCGCTCCGCGAAGGCGGCCCAGGCGCTCGCCCGCGGCGGCTTCCAACACCTCTACAACCTAGCGGGCGGGATGCTCGCCGTGCGCGAGCCGCACGCGCCCCAACGTTGA